One window of the Chloroflexota bacterium genome contains the following:
- a CDS encoding sulfatase-like hydrolase/transferase, which yields MSRLRPDRPNVIVFFTDQQRWDSIGLHGNPLDLTPNVDRLARRGTHVPNAFTPQPVCAPTRACMQTGLYPTTSGLYRNHLPLPTTTPTIARHFAAAGYRTGYIGKWHLGSRDPVPAEERAGYQSWLAANLLEFCSDAYDTVLFDEEEREVKLPGYRADALGDAAIRYVDANKAEPFFLFLSFLEPHHQNHRDDYPAPDGYAERYAGRWTPPDLAALGGSSASHLGGYWGMVKRLDEVLGRLLDALKSLDLLDDTIVLFTTDHGCHFKTRNSEYKRSCHDASVRVPLAIQGPGFDGGGRLREMVSLIDVPPTLLDAAGIPVPPEMQGQSFLPLTRGEREGWPEEVFIQISEAQVGRAIRTERWKYSVSAPDKDAWNDSGSDRYVEEFLYDLEADPHELVNLAGLEAFAELAAELRERLIRRMVAAGEAAPTIEPAPHQPGRERGLNPGDYLKRSGVIGKSPHLP from the coding sequence ATGTCGCGGCTCCGTCCCGACCGCCCGAACGTCATCGTCTTCTTCACCGACCAGCAGCGCTGGGACTCCATCGGCCTGCACGGCAATCCGCTCGACCTGACGCCGAATGTTGACCGGCTGGCCCGGCGGGGCACTCACGTCCCGAACGCCTTCACGCCGCAGCCGGTCTGCGCCCCGACGCGCGCCTGCATGCAGACCGGCCTCTACCCGACGACGTCTGGCCTCTACCGGAACCATCTGCCGCTGCCGACGACCACCCCGACCATCGCGCGGCACTTCGCGGCGGCGGGCTACCGGACGGGGTACATCGGCAAGTGGCACCTCGGCAGCCGCGATCCGGTGCCGGCCGAGGAGCGGGCCGGCTACCAGTCGTGGCTGGCTGCGAACCTGCTGGAGTTTTGCTCGGACGCCTACGACACTGTCCTGTTTGACGAAGAGGAGCGCGAGGTCAAGCTGCCCGGCTACCGCGCAGATGCCCTCGGGGACGCGGCCATCCGCTACGTGGACGCCAACAAGGCCGAGCCGTTCTTCCTCTTCCTGTCGTTTCTGGAGCCGCACCACCAGAACCACCGCGACGACTACCCGGCCCCGGACGGCTACGCCGAACGGTACGCCGGCCGCTGGACCCCGCCTGACCTGGCGGCGCTCGGAGGGTCGTCGGCGAGCCACCTGGGCGGCTACTGGGGGATGGTCAAGCGGCTGGACGAGGTGCTCGGGCGGCTGCTGGACGCCCTCAAGAGCCTGGACCTGCTCGACGACACCATCGTGCTGTTCACGACCGACCACGGCTGCCATTTCAAAACCAGAAACAGCGAGTACAAGCGCTCCTGCCATGACGCCTCCGTGCGGGTGCCATTGGCGATCCAGGGGCCGGGCTTCGACGGCGGCGGACGCCTGCGCGAGATGGTCAGCCTGATCGACGTGCCGCCCACGCTCCTTGACGCGGCCGGCATCCCGGTCCCACCGGAGATGCAGGGGCAGTCGTTCCTACCGCTGACGCGCGGCGAGCGCGAGGGCTGGCCTGAGGAGGTCTTCATCCAGATCAGCGAGGCCCAGGTGGGCCGCGCGATTCGCACCGAGCGCTGGAAGTACAGCGTCTCGGCCCCAGACAAGGACGCCTGGAACGACAGCGGCAGCGACCGCTACGTTGAAGAGTTCCTGTACGACCTTGAGGCCGACCCGCACGAGCTGGTCAACCTGGCTGGCCTGGAGGCGTTCGCCGAGTTGGCCGCCGAGCTGCGCGAGCGGCTGATTCGGCGGATGGTGGCGGCTGGCGAGGCCGCGCCGACCATCGAGCCGGCCCCGCACCAGCCGGGCCGCGAGCGAGGCCTCAACCCTGGTGACTACCTCAAGCGGAGCGGGGTGATCGGGAAGTCGCCGCACCTACCGTAA
- a CDS encoding SDR family oxidoreductase: protein MQIVRQSASSNEVVDDMSWLQGRVILITGGGSGLGREVALQSAALGAKVVIMDTHTARLEATRADVARIAGDCLALQTNVNDESEVAEAVAAVMAKWGQLDTVVNSAGVYYFGPITTTPMADFDRVYNVNVRGLYIVCREAARAMLRAKSGHLINVASIAAERGIVGESVYSSSKWAVRGLGQCLTAELGPEGIRVTTVFPGGMDTTFWETDPRLLSGEWNPSRMLRGEDVATAIVNIANLPAGVSVKEAQVYRPGV, encoded by the coding sequence GTGCAGATCGTCAGACAATCGGCAAGCTCCAACGAGGTGGTGGACGATATGAGCTGGCTCCAGGGGCGTGTGATCCTGATTACCGGCGGCGGCAGCGGCCTCGGGCGCGAGGTGGCCCTCCAGTCGGCGGCGCTCGGGGCGAAGGTCGTCATCATGGACACGCACACGGCGCGCCTCGAAGCCACGCGGGCGGACGTGGCCCGCATCGCCGGCGACTGCCTGGCCCTCCAGACGAACGTCAACGACGAGAGCGAGGTGGCCGAGGCCGTGGCGGCCGTCATGGCGAAGTGGGGCCAGTTGGACACCGTGGTCAACAGCGCCGGCGTCTACTACTTTGGCCCGATCACCACGACCCCGATGGCCGACTTCGACCGCGTCTACAACGTCAACGTGCGCGGCCTCTACATCGTCTGCCGCGAGGCGGCACGGGCGATGCTGCGGGCGAAGAGCGGCCACCTGATCAACGTGGCGTCCATCGCGGCCGAGCGCGGCATCGTCGGGGAGTCGGTCTACTCGTCGTCGAAGTGGGCGGTGCGCGGCCTCGGCCAGTGCCTGACCGCCGAGCTTGGCCCGGAGGGCATCCGCGTGACGACTGTCTTCCCAGGCGGCATGGACACGACGTTCTGGGAGACAGACCCGCGCCTGCTGAGCGGTGAATGGAACCCCTCGCGGATGCTGCGCGGCGAAGACGTGGCAACGGCCATCGTGAACATCGCGAACCTGCCGGCCGGCGTGTCGGTCAAGGAAGCGCAGGTCTACCGCCCGGGCGTGTAA
- a CDS encoding GNAT family N-acetyltransferase codes for MPGWYPEPGECGFGYALNQSYWARGYATEAAVEIVKFAFRELGAHRISSWCYEANRASARVLAKAGLRFVRLYQDVEPKSGQLAACLEYAVLLDEWQVSPSEARS; via the coding sequence CTGCCGGGGTGGTATCCCGAACCAGGCGAGTGTGGCTTCGGGTACGCGCTGAATCAATCGTACTGGGCGCGCGGCTACGCCACGGAGGCGGCCGTCGAGATCGTGAAATTCGCCTTCCGCGAGCTGGGTGCCCACCGAATCTCCTCCTGGTGCTATGAAGCGAACCGAGCCTCCGCTCGCGTGCTCGCCAAGGCGGGCCTGCGGTTTGTTCGTCTGTATCAAGATGTCGAGCCGAAAAGCGGTCAGTTGGCGGCTTGCCTGGAGTACGCCGTCCTCCTCGACGAGTGGCAGGTATCTCCCTCCGAAGCACGATCCTGA
- a CDS encoding ParB/RepB/Spo0J family partition protein: protein MARTRTLKIGVVADRPIDAQEQRTLAAEAERALRPVTVANLPVERIAETPESRNSRRGYDEEKLNELAASIREHGVLQPILVTPDGDGYRVIAGNRRLRATVRAGLESIPALIKTQVDAHREFFMNLVENVQRVDLTGKERIEAIQLLAASGLGVREISRGTGISPGTISRWLRIADRPLLARALEEERLDIARAMTLAPIRDDADLARLLDTAAATPRADLNAAVQSVLQQNTYCIDDGRLADVDRKLAMVRAVTEVGEAHLRRIQARVAQLLAEVEAAQASPAHSERK from the coding sequence ATGGCGCGCACCCGAACGCTCAAGATCGGCGTCGTGGCCGACCGCCCCATTGATGCCCAGGAGCAACGTACGCTGGCCGCCGAGGCCGAGCGTGCCCTGCGGCCCGTCACCGTCGCGAACCTGCCCGTCGAGCGCATCGCCGAGACGCCGGAGTCGCGCAACAGCCGGCGCGGCTACGACGAGGAGAAGCTGAACGAGCTGGCCGCCTCGATCCGCGAGCACGGCGTGTTGCAGCCGATCCTGGTCACGCCGGACGGCGACGGCTACCGGGTGATCGCCGGGAACCGCCGCCTGCGGGCGACCGTCCGGGCCGGGCTGGAATCGATCCCGGCCCTGATCAAGACCCAGGTCGACGCCCACCGCGAATTCTTCATGAACCTCGTGGAGAACGTCCAGCGGGTCGATCTGACGGGCAAGGAGCGCATCGAGGCGATCCAGCTGCTGGCGGCCTCTGGCCTCGGCGTCCGCGAGATCAGCCGGGGGACCGGCATCTCGCCGGGCACCATCTCGCGCTGGCTGCGGATCGCCGACCGGCCGCTGCTGGCACGGGCGCTGGAGGAGGAGCGGCTCGACATCGCCCGCGCCATGACGCTCGCCCCGATCCGCGACGACGCCGACCTCGCCCGCCTGCTCGACACGGCGGCTGCGACGCCGCGCGCCGACCTCAACGCGGCGGTTCAGAGTGTTTTGCAGCAAAACACCTACTGCATCGACGACGGCCGCCTCGCCGACGTGGACCGCAAGCTGGCGATGGTCCGAGCGGTGACCGAGGTCGGGGAGGCCCACCTGCGGCGCATCCAGGCCCGCGTCGCCCAGCTCCTGGCCGAGGTCGAGGCCGCCCAGGCGTCGCCAGCGCACAGTGAACGCAAGTGA
- a CDS encoding fasciclin domain-containing protein → MTIFALPSAASAQAQQRDIVDTAVGAGQFTTLAKAVQAAGLVDTLKGPGPFTVFAPTDAAFAKLPPGTVDSLLANPAQLRAVLTYHVVPGRVMANQVTNGLSANSVQGAPLTFQVGGGSVKVNNSATVTQADVMASNGVIHVIDTVLLPPASQGAPSQLPRAGEADVLNPLPMALAGLALLLIGGMAMLYSPLLARSRRG, encoded by the coding sequence GTGACTATCTTTGCCCTGCCGTCTGCGGCGAGCGCGCAGGCGCAGCAACGGGACATCGTCGATACCGCCGTCGGGGCCGGTCAGTTCACCACGCTGGCGAAGGCCGTGCAGGCGGCCGGGCTGGTCGATACGCTGAAGGGCCCGGGGCCGTTTACCGTCTTTGCCCCAACGGACGCGGCGTTCGCCAAGCTGCCGCCCGGCACGGTAGATAGCCTGCTGGCAAATCCGGCCCAGCTGCGCGCCGTGCTGACCTACCACGTCGTGCCGGGGCGGGTCATGGCGAATCAGGTGACCAACGGCCTCAGCGCGAACTCGGTGCAGGGCGCACCGCTGACGTTCCAGGTAGGCGGCGGCTCGGTCAAGGTCAACAACAGCGCCACCGTGACCCAGGCGGACGTGATGGCCTCGAACGGCGTCATCCACGTCATCGACACCGTCCTGCTGCCGCCGGCCTCCCAGGGTGCGCCGTCCCAGCTGCCGCGCGCTGGCGAGGCCGACGTGCTCAACCCGCTCCCGATGGCGCTCGCGGGCCTGGCACTTCTGCTGATCGGCGGCATGGCGATGCTGTACAGCCCGCTGCTGGCTCGCTCGCGGCGCGGCTAA
- a CDS encoding NUDIX domain-containing protein, with protein MYMMLDGRFLFMVGPTPAGDRLAVIRLGGHREGNESAWDCAAREVLEESGLTISPRVPPCTYWLQLGRHDPGLTVPPRCDWRPSGSDASHVDAPTPFLIVQGSGAEVGQLSAMYLVDAEGTPAPTHEAPGLLLLRPPEILKLVEQPMTLGAYLSDGGQAIFQEPLPELLPLEPFLQLRVLATLLPHHPQILR; from the coding sequence GTGTACATGATGCTGGACGGCCGATTCCTGTTCATGGTCGGCCCAACGCCGGCTGGCGATCGGCTGGCCGTCATTCGGCTGGGCGGACATCGCGAGGGCAACGAGTCGGCGTGGGATTGCGCCGCCCGCGAGGTGCTCGAAGAGTCAGGCTTGACGATCTCGCCGCGTGTCCCGCCCTGCACCTACTGGCTTCAATTGGGCCGGCACGATCCCGGCCTGACCGTGCCGCCCCGCTGTGACTGGAGGCCGTCGGGCTCGGATGCGTCGCACGTGGACGCGCCGACGCCGTTCCTCATCGTGCAAGGCAGCGGCGCTGAGGTGGGCCAGCTCTCCGCCATGTACCTGGTGGATGCGGAGGGCACGCCCGCGCCGACGCATGAAGCACCGGGCCTGTTGCTGCTCCGTCCGCCCGAGATCCTCAAGCTGGTCGAGCAGCCGATGACGCTCGGCGCGTACCTGAGTGATGGTGGACAGGCGATCTTCCAGGAGCCGCTGCCCGAGTTGCTTCCGCTGGAGCCGTTCCTCCAGCTCCGAGTGCTGGCGACGCTCCTGCCGCATCACCCGCAGATCCTTCGCTGA
- a CDS encoding AAA family ATPase, with the protein MVHVAMPELPTVLTTAELCERWRCNPRTLERMARDGRIRRVKLRGGVRYPVDEILRIERGEDPCAALPALVEIGASPGAADDRPSLPPIVEKVWYTVCVAHRKGGVAKSTTTWYLARELARAGKRVILRDLDPQQGLRDILRDHGCEDGRYSKAIALVQDGEPLPFTPHVELIDTPPALDDSLPGVARADAVIVPAMPEHQAVRALERMLLVLQQTRHEHPFTRVLGLLPVRVKARWSEHTAFLQQIALLGERFGHPVLPAIPESRAVLTYSLRGRLWRPVAEAILADLERYGPTTRAVATGAARTRQVEG; encoded by the coding sequence ATGGTCCATGTAGCGATGCCTGAGCTGCCGACCGTGCTGACCACTGCCGAGCTGTGCGAGCGCTGGCGTTGCAACCCGCGCACCCTCGAGCGGATGGCGCGCGATGGCCGCATCCGCCGGGTCAAGCTGCGCGGCGGCGTCCGCTACCCCGTGGACGAGATCCTGCGGATCGAGCGCGGCGAGGATCCGTGCGCGGCGCTGCCGGCCCTTGTCGAGATCGGCGCCAGCCCAGGAGCCGCAGACGACCGCCCGAGCCTGCCGCCCATCGTCGAGAAGGTCTGGTACACCGTTTGTGTCGCCCACCGGAAGGGCGGCGTCGCCAAGTCCACCACCACCTGGTACCTCGCGCGGGAGCTGGCCCGGGCCGGCAAGCGCGTCATTTTGCGCGACCTCGATCCGCAGCAGGGGCTGCGCGATATCCTGCGCGACCACGGTTGCGAGGACGGCCGCTACTCGAAGGCTATCGCGCTGGTGCAGGACGGCGAGCCGCTGCCGTTCACGCCCCACGTCGAATTGATCGACACGCCGCCTGCCCTGGACGACAGCCTGCCCGGCGTGGCCCGCGCCGACGCCGTCATCGTGCCGGCCATGCCCGAGCACCAGGCGGTCAGGGCGCTGGAGCGGATGCTGCTGGTGCTCCAGCAGACCCGCCACGAGCACCCGTTCACACGGGTGCTGGGCCTCCTGCCGGTCCGGGTCAAGGCCCGCTGGAGCGAGCACACGGCGTTCCTGCAGCAGATCGCGCTGCTCGGGGAGCGATTCGGACACCCGGTCCTGCCGGCCATCCCCGAGAGCCGCGCCGTGCTGACCTACTCCCTGCGCGGGCGGCTCTGGCGGCCGGTCGCCGAGGCCATCCTGGCTGACCTGGAGCGGTACGGGCCGACGACCCGCGCCGTCGCGACGGGCGCCGCCCGAACGCGGCAGGTGGAGGGCTGA
- a CDS encoding cellulase family glycosylhydrolase, with protein sequence MDLQTLARSLSDRSRTALSRPAAARCSAAARHAHGRYALWLVLIVAVALAQILPMQSRAVQASSPGSRISWQGSSWYLHGANVPWYGWACDFGCGPNSGGVSASWTRDILSQRFAQARASGIRVLRWWTLPGNAWQINRDANDHPTSLNPAVYADFDAALQLAEQHDLYYNFVLFSGASGIPAGWLSDPTQRAKLAAALTPLFARYNGNPRVLSWEVFNEPDFDVWNDRVTEANLKATVQAVANAVHANSSAMVTVGMGFADGLPMVKGAGLDYYQAHWYDYMGGGTYCMRCNSYSWYQSGMGLDAPLVVGESYASASTDALQRFEDFYSKGYAGYWAWSLFPERTYDQMSVDLSASATFAGRHADLGPRGGSGPLPTSTPAAPTATPSATPPPATPTATATATASATPTATSTPAGPTRTPTVAPTRRPGRGVKVRTSVLAPATAGGQSRLQVTVSASSVDGPANALHELRFGQPQNATVDVGALRGQRGPLNYSVSQSTAELTFTVNRLADGAYFVPFTVVDEDGLWTTFVGAGR encoded by the coding sequence ATGGATCTCCAGACGCTCGCACGCTCGCTGTCAGACCGCTCACGAACCGCCCTCTCCCGACCGGCCGCTGCGCGCTGCTCCGCCGCTGCGCGGCATGCCCATGGGCGCTACGCGCTCTGGCTCGTCCTGATCGTGGCCGTCGCCCTGGCGCAGATCCTCCCGATGCAGAGCCGCGCCGTGCAGGCCAGCAGCCCCGGCTCGCGCATCTCCTGGCAGGGCAGCTCGTGGTACCTCCACGGCGCGAACGTCCCCTGGTACGGCTGGGCCTGTGACTTCGGCTGCGGCCCCAACAGCGGCGGCGTCAGCGCCTCCTGGACCCGCGACATCCTCAGCCAGCGCTTCGCCCAGGCCCGCGCCAGCGGCATCCGTGTCCTGCGCTGGTGGACCCTCCCTGGCAACGCCTGGCAGATCAACCGCGACGCCAACGACCATCCCACCAGCCTGAATCCGGCCGTCTACGCCGACTTCGACGCTGCCCTCCAGCTCGCCGAGCAGCACGACCTCTACTACAACTTCGTGCTGTTCTCCGGCGCGAGCGGCATCCCGGCCGGCTGGCTCAGCGATCCCACCCAGCGCGCCAAGCTCGCCGCGGCCCTGACGCCCCTCTTCGCGCGGTACAACGGCAACCCGCGCGTCCTGAGCTGGGAGGTCTTCAACGAGCCAGACTTCGACGTCTGGAACGACCGCGTCACCGAGGCGAACCTGAAGGCGACCGTCCAGGCCGTCGCGAACGCCGTCCACGCCAATTCGTCCGCGATGGTGACGGTCGGCATGGGCTTCGCCGATGGCTTGCCGATGGTCAAGGGGGCCGGCCTGGACTACTACCAGGCCCACTGGTACGACTACATGGGCGGCGGCACCTACTGCATGCGCTGCAACTCGTACAGCTGGTACCAGAGCGGGATGGGCCTCGACGCGCCGCTGGTGGTCGGGGAGAGCTACGCCAGCGCCAGCACAGACGCCCTGCAGCGCTTCGAGGATTTCTACAGCAAGGGCTACGCCGGCTACTGGGCATGGTCGCTCTTCCCCGAGCGCACCTACGACCAGATGTCCGTCGACCTGAGCGCCTCCGCGACGTTCGCCGGCCGCCATGCCGACCTGGGACCGCGCGGCGGCTCCGGCCCGCTGCCAACCTCGACGCCGGCCGCCCCAACCGCTACCCCGTCCGCGACGCCCCCGCCAGCCACCCCAACCGCTACCGCCACGGCAACCGCCAGCGCCACCCCAACCGCCACCAGCACGCCGGCTGGCCCCACTCGGACCCCGACCGTCGCGCCAACCCGCCGGCCCGGCCGAGGCGTCAAAGTGCGGACCTCCGTGCTCGCGCCGGCGACAGCGGGCGGCCAGTCCAGGCTGCAGGTGACCGTGTCGGCAAGCTCGGTGGACGGCCCGGCCAACGCGCTTCACGAATTGCGCTTCGGCCAGCCCCAGAATGCCACGGTGGATGTCGGGGCGCTGCGTGGGCAGCGCGGACCGCTGAACTACAGCGTGAGCCAGAGCACCGCCGAGCTGACGTTCACCGTGAACCGCCTCGCCGACGGTGCGTACTTCGTGCCGTTCACCGTTGTGGACGAAGACGGCCTCTGGACGACGTTCGTCGGGGCCGGCCGCTGA
- a CDS encoding amidase: MDELVSRSAASMARAVRNREVSSVELVEAHLRRIDAVNPSLNAIIHLDAAGALAAARTADARLADGAPAGPLHGVPVTVKDNLDVAGLPCTGGTRGRAGCVPGQDATVVARLRAAGAVILGKTNLPEMALAFVTDNLVHGRTNNPYDLARTPGGSSGGEAAIIAAGGSPLGVGNDLAGSIRLPAHFCGIAGLKPTSGRVPLTGYFSPIVGLLKPLWHNGPMARRVEDLALGLAVMAGPDGRDPGAVPAPQGDPTAVDLRAPRIAVHADNGIASPSPETVAAIGRAADALRDVGVQVVEERPAALADAPGLFHRLFNADAGTRLRAEIAALGTTATDMHPAMSGLLDAVERSTGSVGDLTALLADLDRYRAAMLAFLTDYDAILCPVDTEAARPHGPVRGNSYAYPYNLTGWPAAVVRAGASATGLPIGVQIVARPWREDVALALASAVEAGTGGWLPPPL; this comes from the coding sequence ATGGACGAGCTGGTCTCTCGTTCGGCAGCGTCGATGGCGCGGGCCGTCCGAAATCGCGAGGTGTCGTCGGTCGAGCTGGTCGAAGCCCATCTTCGCCGCATCGACGCCGTGAACCCGTCGCTGAACGCGATCATCCACCTGGACGCCGCTGGCGCGCTCGCTGCTGCACGCACCGCCGACGCCAGACTTGCCGATGGCGCCCCAGCCGGACCTTTGCACGGCGTACCGGTCACCGTCAAGGACAACCTCGACGTGGCTGGCCTACCCTGCACGGGTGGGACGCGCGGCCGGGCTGGCTGTGTGCCGGGCCAGGATGCGACCGTCGTGGCGCGGCTGCGGGCGGCCGGCGCGGTCATCCTGGGCAAGACCAACCTGCCCGAGATGGCGCTGGCGTTCGTGACGGACAACCTCGTCCACGGACGGACCAACAACCCGTACGACCTCGCCCGTACGCCCGGCGGATCGAGCGGCGGCGAGGCGGCGATCATCGCGGCTGGCGGATCGCCGCTCGGCGTCGGCAACGATCTGGCCGGCAGCATCCGCCTGCCGGCCCACTTCTGCGGGATCGCCGGCCTCAAGCCGACCTCAGGGCGGGTGCCGCTGACCGGCTACTTCTCGCCCATCGTGGGCCTGCTCAAGCCGCTCTGGCACAACGGCCCAATGGCGCGTCGCGTCGAGGATCTCGCGCTGGGGCTGGCCGTCATGGCTGGGCCGGACGGGCGTGATCCGGGCGCGGTGCCTGCCCCGCAGGGCGACCCTACAGCCGTCGATCTGCGCGCGCCGCGGATCGCAGTACACGCCGACAACGGCATCGCCAGTCCCTCGCCCGAGACGGTCGCCGCCATCGGCCGGGCGGCGGACGCCCTGCGAGACGTCGGCGTTCAGGTGGTGGAGGAGCGCCCGGCCGCGCTGGCCGACGCGCCCGGGCTGTTCCACCGCCTGTTCAACGCCGACGCCGGCACGCGGCTGCGCGCCGAGATCGCGGCCCTGGGCACGACGGCGACGGACATGCACCCGGCGATGTCAGGATTGCTCGACGCCGTGGAACGGTCCACTGGCAGCGTGGGCGATCTGACGGCGCTGCTCGCCGACCTGGACCGCTACCGCGCGGCGATGCTCGCGTTCCTGACCGACTACGATGCGATCCTCTGCCCGGTCGACACGGAGGCCGCGCGCCCACATGGCCCGGTCCGAGGCAACAGCTACGCCTACCCCTACAACCTGACAGGCTGGCCGGCCGCCGTGGTGCGGGCGGGCGCGTCCGCCACGGGCCTGCCGATCGGTGTGCAGATCGTGGCGCGGCCCTGGCGCGAGGATGTGGCGCTGGCCCTGGCGTCCGCCGTCGAAGCGGGCACGGGCGGCTGGCTCCCACCCCCCCTGTAA
- a CDS encoding histidine phosphatase family protein yields MPESHDGSHETPTRLILVRHGASHHKEDGIVGGPRGCRGLTEAGRDQAARLARRLLGELQHGPSVIYCSVLPRAIETAEILGEVLVPVRIIQDCGLCTWHTPPDADGRPWTEYRREHSLPGGGVFRPFERGNESWSEMVGRTGRALEQIAARHWRETVVVVAHAETIPSSLIVFGGLPLAIGFDLSIAPTSITEWATEGNPAAWPRPRWTLMRLNDRGHLTQEITYHRSERLP; encoded by the coding sequence ATGCCTGAGTCGCATGACGGGTCTCACGAGACACCGACGCGACTGATTCTCGTCCGCCACGGCGCGTCTCACCACAAAGAGGATGGTATCGTCGGCGGGCCGCGCGGCTGTCGTGGCCTCACCGAAGCGGGGCGTGACCAGGCCGCACGGCTGGCCCGACGGCTCCTCGGCGAGCTCCAACACGGCCCGAGTGTCATCTACTGCTCAGTGCTGCCGCGCGCCATCGAGACGGCCGAGATCCTTGGCGAAGTACTGGTTCCCGTGAGAATCATCCAGGATTGCGGCCTCTGCACCTGGCACACGCCGCCAGATGCTGACGGCAGGCCGTGGACCGAGTATCGCCGGGAGCACAGCCTGCCCGGAGGAGGCGTCTTCCGCCCCTTCGAGCGGGGCAACGAATCGTGGAGCGAGATGGTCGGACGCACAGGACGAGCATTGGAGCAGATCGCGGCGCGGCACTGGCGAGAGACCGTAGTCGTCGTTGCCCACGCCGAGACAATTCCCAGTTCCCTCATCGTGTTTGGCGGTCTGCCGCTGGCGATCGGCTTTGACCTCAGCATAGCCCCCACGTCGATCACCGAATGGGCGACCGAGGGCAATCCGGCCGCGTGGCCCCGGCCGCGCTGGACACTCATGCGCCTGAACGACCGGGGCCACCTGACGCAGGAGATCACCTACCATCGATCAGAGCGGCTTCCGTAA
- a CDS encoding NUDIX domain-containing protein, with protein MRSIPTKLLGSAAVIFDEQGRVLLVKHSYGRLNRELPGGRGEESESIAATAVQEVREETGLEVRAEALTGIYYQPWQDMHHFVFRCVRENPAATPRPDAHEITDCGYWPPEDLPRPISDFTVRRIGDALSGASSSILPVAVTPPQWLE; from the coding sequence GTGCGCTCCATCCCCACCAAGCTGCTGGGTTCGGCAGCCGTCATTTTCGACGAGCAGGGCCGCGTCCTGCTCGTCAAGCACAGTTATGGTCGCCTCAACAGGGAACTGCCCGGCGGCCGTGGCGAAGAGAGTGAATCGATCGCCGCGACCGCCGTACAGGAGGTCCGAGAGGAGACTGGGCTCGAGGTGCGTGCCGAGGCCCTGACCGGCATCTACTACCAGCCGTGGCAGGACATGCACCACTTCGTCTTCCGGTGCGTCCGCGAGAATCCGGCCGCCACGCCGCGGCCGGATGCCCACGAGATCACCGACTGCGGCTACTGGCCGCCCGAGGACCTGCCACGCCCCATCAGCGACTTCACCGTCCGGCGCATCGGGGATGCGCTCTCCGGTGCCAGCAGCTCCATCCTGCCTGTCGCTGTCACTCCGCCTCAATGGTTGGAGTGA
- a CDS encoding DUF3500 domain-containing protein — protein MAVDLALSYRAPATARAMADAAANFLDALNVAQRAAASFPFTGDERYEWNYRPTPRNGLRLMNMTREQQGLALALVDAGMSARGAEQTRWIMTLDDILREHERQDGRVFLGWRDAEYYWFSVFGDPRGDAPWGWRVGGHHVGLHFTIVDRETVAPTPCFLGANPSQVRYGEHTGTRALPEEEDLPRALVQSLSGAAREQAIFSENAPQDIMTDAYRSLDRFLLPRGVAYRTLDGEQRTQLVGIVKHYIGRVANEVAGQEWEKIEQAGLDGVTFAWGGATEKGTGHYYAIQGPTFIVEYDNTQNDANHIHSVWRTFAGDWGEDILAQHYASAHR, from the coding sequence ATGGCCGTCGATCTCGCACTGTCGTACCGCGCGCCGGCAACGGCCCGTGCCATGGCGGATGCTGCCGCCAACTTCCTCGACGCGCTCAACGTGGCCCAGCGCGCTGCTGCATCGTTCCCATTCACCGGGGACGAACGGTACGAGTGGAACTATCGTCCGACGCCGCGCAACGGTCTGCGCCTGATGAACATGACCCGCGAGCAGCAGGGGCTGGCGTTGGCCCTGGTCGACGCGGGCATGAGCGCTCGCGGTGCCGAGCAGACGCGCTGGATCATGACCCTGGACGACATCCTGCGCGAGCACGAGCGTCAGGATGGGCGGGTCTTCCTCGGCTGGCGTGACGCCGAGTACTACTGGTTCAGCGTCTTCGGGGATCCGCGCGGAGATGCACCCTGGGGCTGGCGCGTCGGCGGCCACCACGTCGGGCTGCACTTCACCATCGTGGACCGTGAGACGGTCGCCCCGACGCCCTGCTTTCTCGGCGCAAACCCGTCCCAGGTGCGCTACGGCGAGCACACGGGCACGCGGGCGCTCCCGGAAGAGGAAGACCTGCCGCGCGCACTGGTGCAGAGCCTCTCGGGGGCGGCCCGCGAGCAGGCGATCTTCAGCGAGAACGCTCCGCAAGACATCATGACGGACGCCTACCGCTCGCTGGACCGCTTCCTGCTGCCGCGCGGCGTGGCCTACCGCACCCTTGACGGCGAGCAGCGGACCCAGCTGGTCGGCATCGTGAAGCACTACATCGGGCGCGTGGCGAACGAGGTCGCCGGGCAGGAGTGGGAGAAGATCGAGCAGGCGGGGCTTGACGGCGTCACGTTCGCGTGGGGCGGCGCGACGGAAAAGGGGACGGGCCACTACTACGCGATCCAGGGGCCGACGTTCATCGTGGAGTACGACAACACCCAGAACGATGCGAACCACATCCACTCGGTGTGGCGGACGTTCGCCGGCGACTGGGGCGAGGACATCCTGGCGCAGCACTACGCGAGCGCGCACCGGTAG